Proteins from a single region of Streptomyces spectabilis:
- a CDS encoding LysE family transporter has product MSGHLVAGLVAGYGIAMPVGAVATYLVALTARTSWRVGACAALGVATADGLYALVATVAGAAAARVVEPVLGPLRWVSAFVLIALAVRAATAAVRQHRAPRTAARRDSGPTSPARAYTTFLGITLLNPATVVYFAALVVGGRSGTGTDHLGQAVFTLAAFAASASWQLLVAGSGALLGRALTGRRGRLVTTLASSAVITGLAVHLLVAS; this is encoded by the coding sequence GTGAGCGGGCACCTCGTCGCGGGGCTCGTCGCCGGGTACGGCATCGCCATGCCGGTGGGGGCGGTCGCGACGTATCTGGTGGCGCTCACCGCGCGGACGTCGTGGCGGGTGGGGGCGTGTGCCGCGCTCGGGGTGGCGACGGCGGACGGCCTCTACGCCCTGGTCGCCACCGTCGCGGGGGCCGCGGCAGCGCGCGTCGTCGAGCCGGTGCTGGGTCCGCTGCGCTGGGTCTCCGCGTTCGTCCTGATCGCCCTCGCCGTGCGCGCGGCCACCGCGGCCGTCCGGCAGCACCGCGCCCCGCGAACGGCCGCGCGTCGCGACAGCGGCCCGACGAGCCCGGCTCGCGCGTACACCACCTTCCTCGGCATCACGCTGCTCAACCCCGCCACCGTCGTGTACTTCGCGGCGCTCGTGGTGGGCGGCCGGTCCGGCACGGGCACGGACCACCTGGGGCAGGCGGTGTTCACCCTCGCCGCCTTCGCGGCCTCCGCGAGCTGGCAACTCCTCGTCGCCGGGAGCGGCGCGCTCCTCGGCCGCGCCCTGACGGGCCGCCGGGGCCGCCTGGTCACGACGTTGGCGTCCAGCGCGGTGATCACGGGGCTTGCGGTCCATCTGCTGGTGGCGTCCTGA
- a CDS encoding carbohydrate ABC transporter permease, which translates to MGRMGRHVFVAGCVALWLLPLYLLVVNALTPVAEYEGKPGWTFQGFALVDNVRTAWDEAGIGDSFQASLLYAVVCGLVAVLVAAMAAFAVVVLPIPRPAFWFWLIYSGTLFPLQVFLAPLFGLYADANLYDTRLGLMLVYVAWAVPFAFFLIRNQMTTMPPELTEAALIDGASFIRVFWSVHVPLMRSGLGAAFLFQFTAVWNDLLLGLTLSRSGDVQPVMASLATLRATYASSGPPVILAGALVVSVPTLLLFLVFRGLFLRGMAASVR; encoded by the coding sequence ATGGGCCGGATGGGACGGCACGTCTTCGTCGCCGGGTGCGTCGCGCTCTGGCTGCTCCCGCTGTACCTGCTCGTCGTCAACGCGCTGACCCCCGTGGCCGAGTACGAGGGGAAGCCCGGCTGGACCTTCCAGGGCTTCGCGCTCGTCGACAACGTGCGGACCGCCTGGGACGAGGCGGGCATCGGCGACAGCTTCCAGGCCTCGCTCCTGTACGCCGTCGTGTGCGGCCTGGTCGCGGTGCTCGTCGCGGCCATGGCGGCGTTCGCGGTGGTCGTCCTGCCGATCCCGCGGCCCGCGTTCTGGTTCTGGCTGATCTACTCCGGCACGCTCTTCCCGCTCCAGGTCTTCCTCGCGCCGCTGTTCGGCTTGTACGCGGACGCCAACCTGTACGACACCCGGCTCGGCCTCATGCTCGTGTACGTCGCCTGGGCCGTGCCCTTCGCCTTCTTCCTGATCCGCAATCAGATGACCACGATGCCACCGGAGTTGACGGAGGCGGCCCTCATCGACGGCGCCTCCTTCATCCGCGTCTTCTGGAGCGTCCACGTACCGCTGATGCGGTCCGGGCTCGGCGCCGCCTTCCTCTTCCAGTTCACCGCTGTCTGGAACGACCTGCTGCTCGGGCTCACCCTCAGCCGCAGCGGCGACGTGCAGCCGGTCATGGCCTCCCTGGCCACCCTTCGCGCCACCTACGCCTCCAGCGGGCCGCCCGTGATCCTCGCGGGCGCCCTCGTCGTCTCCGTGCCCACGCTGCTGCTGTTCCTGGTCTTCCGCGGCCTGTTCCTGCGCGGCATGGCCGCGTCCGTCCGCTGA
- a CDS encoding glycoside hydrolase family 38 C-terminal domain-containing protein yields the protein MTTRALVRTADWDNDRIRASLRSGVVAAEGTLDGAALRLSEEPLLREAADGTLLQSLRIDPVGGSRVPEDLAVRTESGAAVRAERVAGPGGGARLLVPAVDAVTRLTMGLPDGADGIAVQLTPQRRWTVHLVHHSHLDIGYTDPQGQVLNEHLSFLDSCLELTRATDDWPPESRFRWCVESLWSFKQWADARPAEQVEELMRRVREGRIELTAMPFNLHTETCSTDELHELLRLAHDVRERYGVTLTSAMQTDVPGAVVGLVDALAQAGVRHLSVAHNWAGRSVPHLVGGEKLPRLFRWRAPSGASVLVWVTDTPHGLAYMEGPLLGFDTSYADVDDLLPAYLTSLATHPYPYRGGIFGWAMDQVEVKREPYPWDVLHLRVQGKFGDNAPPRRVIADTVRRWNETWAYPRLRLSRNEDFFRDAEVRIGDGIRTFEGDWTDWWVDGVGAGARPLSLARTAQSEVADAQTIGTFAALLDATGAEDDTRDAAGVYEAVSLFDEHTWGAGDPWTHGDEGGHSGEHQWHWKYGQAMRAHDDGRSLLRRASARLGQRLAAAPGAVATYHVVNTCSWPRTDVVRIFLPESTVPLDRPVTVHDARDGRALAHEERPQTNDDHRDAGRFLLVRVDEVPSAGTVRLDVRADSGRAGRRRAPAAVKAATGWNPTGGTEREDPAESAARAAAHPDPTLLENEYLAVRVDLAQACVASVVDKSTGRELVRADAIVGFNAYVHDSYTTAGAFNHNSSRTTASERLEHLGRRAVAPPAALIDRRSTATAESVTYETRPAGANRLRVTLTLPHGVPRLDVENRLDKDRTLGKESAYFAFPFAFERPVVRMEASGGATGTGLPVVPGSARHMRAVRRWITLADDGLAVAWSTQDAPLVQFGNIALPYAPFPKTLGHDEPATVFSWIHNNLWDTNFPSEQGFESTFRYSVACGPTATGLGTRTAAAWSRPLRAVRARGATGDAPASHCFAALDDPRVRLVGATTPRPGEALLRLQSFAEERVACRVRIGFPARAAHEAGYLGGKGAELPLEDGEVSVAVPALGTAAVLFVRR from the coding sequence ATGACCACACGGGCCCTGGTCCGCACCGCCGACTGGGACAACGACCGCATCCGCGCCAGCCTGCGCTCCGGCGTGGTCGCCGCCGAGGGCACCCTGGACGGCGCCGCGCTCCGGCTCAGCGAGGAACCCCTGCTGCGGGAGGCGGCCGACGGCACCCTGCTCCAGTCACTGCGGATCGACCCCGTGGGCGGCTCCCGGGTCCCCGAAGACCTGGCCGTGCGCACCGAGTCGGGCGCGGCGGTGCGCGCCGAGCGCGTGGCCGGACCCGGCGGCGGTGCCCGGCTCCTGGTGCCCGCCGTGGACGCGGTGACGCGCCTGACCATGGGACTGCCGGACGGGGCCGACGGCATCGCCGTCCAGCTGACCCCGCAGCGCCGGTGGACGGTGCACCTGGTGCACCACTCGCACCTCGACATCGGCTACACCGACCCCCAGGGGCAGGTCCTGAACGAACACCTGTCGTTCCTGGACTCCTGTCTGGAACTGACCCGGGCGACCGACGACTGGCCGCCGGAGTCCCGGTTCCGCTGGTGCGTCGAGTCCCTGTGGTCCTTCAAGCAGTGGGCGGACGCCCGGCCCGCCGAGCAGGTCGAGGAGCTGATGCGGCGCGTGCGGGAGGGGCGCATCGAGCTGACGGCGATGCCGTTCAACCTGCACACCGAGACCTGCTCCACGGACGAGCTGCACGAACTGCTCCGCCTCGCCCACGACGTCCGCGAGCGGTACGGCGTCACCCTCACCTCCGCGATGCAGACCGACGTGCCGGGCGCGGTCGTCGGGCTCGTCGACGCCCTCGCCCAGGCGGGCGTCCGCCATCTGTCCGTCGCGCACAACTGGGCGGGCCGCTCGGTGCCCCACCTCGTCGGCGGCGAGAAGCTGCCGCGCCTCTTCCGCTGGCGCGCCCCGAGCGGCGCGAGCGTCCTGGTGTGGGTCACCGACACCCCGCACGGCCTGGCCTACATGGAGGGACCGCTGCTCGGCTTCGACACCTCGTACGCGGACGTCGACGACCTGCTGCCCGCCTACCTCACCTCGCTCGCCACCCACCCCTACCCCTACCGGGGCGGCATCTTCGGCTGGGCCATGGACCAGGTGGAGGTCAAGCGCGAGCCGTATCCGTGGGACGTGCTGCACCTGCGGGTGCAGGGCAAGTTCGGCGACAACGCGCCGCCGCGCCGCGTCATCGCCGACACCGTGCGCCGCTGGAACGAGACCTGGGCCTACCCGCGCCTCAGGCTCTCCCGCAACGAGGACTTCTTCCGCGACGCCGAGGTCAGGATCGGCGACGGCATCCGCACCTTCGAAGGCGACTGGACCGACTGGTGGGTGGACGGCGTGGGAGCGGGCGCCCGCCCGCTCTCGCTCGCCCGCACCGCCCAGTCCGAGGTCGCCGACGCCCAGACCATCGGCACGTTCGCCGCCCTCCTCGACGCCACGGGGGCCGAGGACGACACGCGCGACGCCGCCGGGGTGTACGAGGCGGTGTCGCTCTTCGACGAGCACACCTGGGGCGCCGGCGACCCGTGGACGCACGGCGACGAGGGCGGCCACTCCGGCGAGCACCAGTGGCACTGGAAGTACGGGCAGGCGATGCGCGCCCACGACGACGGCCGGTCGCTGCTGCGCCGGGCGAGCGCCCGGCTCGGCCAGCGCCTCGCCGCCGCGCCCGGCGCCGTGGCCACGTACCACGTGGTGAACACCTGCTCGTGGCCGCGCACCGACGTCGTACGGATCTTCCTGCCCGAGAGCACGGTGCCGCTGGACCGGCCGGTGACCGTGCACGACGCCCGCGACGGCCGCGCCCTCGCCCACGAGGAGCGGCCCCAGACCAACGACGACCACCGGGACGCGGGCCGCTTCCTGCTGGTCCGCGTGGACGAGGTGCCGTCGGCCGGTACGGTGCGCCTGGACGTACGGGCCGACAGCGGCCGGGCCGGGCGGCGCCGGGCACCCGCCGCCGTCAAGGCCGCCACCGGCTGGAACCCCACCGGCGGCACCGAGCGCGAGGACCCCGCCGAGAGCGCCGCACGCGCGGCCGCCCACCCCGACCCGACGCTCCTGGAGAACGAGTACCTGGCGGTCCGCGTCGACCTCGCCCAGGCCTGCGTGGCCTCCGTCGTCGACAAGTCGACCGGTCGCGAGCTCGTCCGCGCGGACGCGATCGTCGGCTTCAACGCCTACGTCCACGACAGCTACACCACCGCAGGGGCCTTCAACCACAACTCCAGCCGCACGACCGCCTCCGAGCGCCTGGAGCACTTGGGGCGGCGCGCCGTCGCCCCGCCCGCGGCCCTCATCGACCGCCGCTCCACCGCGACCGCGGAGTCGGTCACGTACGAGACCCGTCCGGCGGGCGCCAACCGCTTGCGGGTCACGCTCACGCTGCCGCACGGCGTCCCCCGGCTCGACGTCGAGAACCGCCTGGACAAGGACCGCACCCTCGGCAAGGAGAGCGCCTACTTCGCCTTCCCCTTCGCCTTCGAACGCCCCGTCGTCCGCATGGAGGCCTCCGGCGGCGCCACCGGCACGGGCCTGCCGGTGGTGCCGGGCTCGGCGCGGCACATGCGGGCCGTACGCCGCTGGATCACCCTCGCCGACGACGGGCTCGCGGTCGCCTGGTCCACACAGGACGCGCCCCTTGTGCAGTTCGGCAACATCGCGCTGCCGTACGCGCCGTTCCCCAAGACGCTCGGGCACGACGAGCCCGCCACCGTCTTCTCCTGGATCCACAACAACCTGTGGGACACCAACTTCCCCAGCGAGCAGGGCTTCGAGTCCACCTTCCGCTACAGCGTCGCCTGCGGTCCGACGGCGACCGGGCTCGGGACCCGGACGGCGGCGGCGTGGAGCAGGCCGCTGCGGGCGGTGCGGGCCCGGGGCGCCACGGGGGACGCCCCGGCCTCGCACTGCTTCGCCGCCCTGGACGACCCGCGGGTGCGCCTGGTCGGGGCCACCACGCCCCGGCCGGGCGAGGCGCTGCTGCGGCTCCAGTCCTTCGCCGAGGAACGGGTGGCGTGCCGCGTGCGGATCGGCTTCCCGGCGCGCGCCGCCCACGAGGCGGGCTACCTGGGCGGCAAGGGGGCCGAACTGCCCCTGGAGGACGGGGAGGTGAGCGTCGCCGTGCCGGCCCTCGGCACGGCGGCGGTGCTGTTCGTGCGCCGGTGA
- a CDS encoding LacI family DNA-binding transcriptional regulator produces MPGTPHGPESGAGAPEGGGPAARESRSGKATLRDVAERAGVSAMTASRVLRDDPRVHPATRDRVRAAAAALGYRPNELARRLRLGRGTGLVGLVVTNLANPFYSRLALGVDAVLAPDGLKTVIGNTRQDLDAERDLVADLVGRRVDGIIAVPAGDDQRHLAAAAAEGVPVVLASRPPEGFAADCVLVDDFGGARDATARLIARGHRRIGFLGSPPAVYTGTERLRGYRSALAAAGLPADERYVRQGQTQPHQAERAAAALLRLPDPPTALFCSNNRNTIGAFRALRATRSAAALAGFDDFELADALGLPLTLVAYDSDELGREAGRLLRARTRAHDPATGPPPSTRRVVLATELVEYGG; encoded by the coding sequence ATGCCCGGAACTCCGCATGGGCCCGAGAGCGGGGCGGGAGCGCCCGAGGGCGGCGGCCCCGCCGCGCGCGAGTCCAGGAGCGGCAAGGCCACCCTCCGGGACGTCGCCGAGCGGGCCGGGGTCAGCGCCATGACCGCGTCGCGGGTGCTGCGCGACGACCCCCGCGTCCACCCGGCCACCCGCGACCGGGTCCGCGCGGCCGCCGCCGCCCTCGGCTACCGGCCCAACGAACTGGCCCGCCGGCTGCGCCTGGGCCGCGGGACGGGCCTCGTCGGCCTGGTGGTCACCAACCTCGCCAACCCCTTCTACTCCCGGCTCGCCCTCGGCGTCGACGCCGTGCTCGCCCCCGACGGCCTCAAGACGGTCATAGGCAACACCCGGCAGGACCTGGACGCCGAACGGGACCTGGTCGCCGACCTGGTGGGGCGCCGCGTGGACGGCATCATCGCCGTGCCCGCGGGGGACGACCAGCGCCATCTCGCCGCCGCGGCCGCCGAGGGCGTCCCCGTGGTCCTCGCCAGCCGCCCGCCCGAGGGCTTCGCCGCGGACTGCGTCCTGGTCGACGACTTCGGCGGCGCCCGGGACGCCACCGCGCGCCTGATCGCGCGCGGCCACCGCCGCATCGGCTTCCTCGGCTCGCCCCCCGCCGTCTACACCGGCACCGAGCGGCTGCGCGGCTACCGCTCCGCCCTCGCCGCTGCGGGCCTGCCCGCCGACGAGCGGTACGTGCGCCAGGGCCAGACCCAGCCCCACCAGGCGGAGCGCGCGGCCGCCGCGCTCCTTCGCCTGCCGGACCCGCCCACGGCCCTGTTCTGCTCCAACAACCGCAACACCATAGGGGCGTTCAGGGCCCTGCGCGCGACCCGCTCCGCCGCCGCCCTCGCGGGCTTCGACGACTTCGAACTGGCCGACGCCCTCGGCCTGCCCCTCACTCTGGTCGCCTACGACAGCGACGAACTCGGCCGCGAGGCAGGCCGCTTGCTCCGCGCCCGCACACGAGCCCACGACCCGGCGACCGGCCCGCCCCCGAGCACGCGCCGGGTGGTGCTCGCGACCGAACTGGTCGAGTACGGCGGCTGA
- a CDS encoding ROK family protein — MRAVLELGGTHVTAALVDASRVVRRVRRSLNARGSAEHVLGAVVRCATDLDAAAGDLWGVALPGPFDYDEGVARYEGVGKFDDLYGIDVGSVLLDGVRPRPAGVAFLNDAHAFALGEWHAGAARGHRRCVGVTLGTGVGSAFLADGAACHDGPGVPPLGRIDLTRAEGRPLEDTVSRRAVIARYGDRDADVRDIAARARAGEARAARVLHDCLRPLGVVLAPYVREFGASALIVGGGMAASWDLVGPALRDGLGDTPADLRAAAIGGDAALVGAALHAAGRDTVPR, encoded by the coding sequence ATGAGAGCCGTCCTGGAACTGGGCGGCACCCATGTGACGGCCGCCCTCGTCGACGCCTCCCGCGTCGTCCGCCGGGTGCGCCGCTCCCTGAACGCGCGCGGCAGCGCCGAGCACGTCCTCGGCGCCGTGGTGCGCTGCGCCACCGACCTCGACGCGGCGGCGGGCGACCTGTGGGGCGTCGCCCTGCCCGGCCCCTTCGACTACGACGAGGGCGTCGCCCGCTACGAGGGCGTCGGCAAGTTCGACGACCTGTACGGCATCGACGTGGGGTCGGTCCTGCTCGACGGCGTCCGGCCCCGGCCCGCGGGCGTGGCGTTCCTCAACGACGCGCACGCCTTCGCGCTCGGCGAGTGGCACGCGGGCGCCGCGCGCGGCCACCGCAGATGCGTCGGCGTCACCCTCGGCACGGGCGTCGGCTCGGCCTTCCTCGCCGACGGCGCCGCATGCCACGACGGGCCCGGCGTGCCGCCGCTCGGCCGCATCGACCTCACCCGGGCCGAGGGCCGCCCGCTGGAGGACACCGTCTCGCGCCGCGCCGTCATCGCCCGCTACGGCGACCGCGACGCGGACGTGCGGGACATCGCCGCCCGCGCCCGCGCGGGCGAAGCCCGAGCCGCCCGCGTCCTGCACGACTGCCTGCGCCCTCTCGGCGTCGTACTCGCGCCGTACGTCCGGGAGTTCGGGGCCTCGGCGCTTATCGTGGGCGGCGGCATGGCCGCGTCCTGGGACCTCGTCGGTCCGGCCCTGCGCGACGGCCTGGGGGACACCCCGGCCGACCTGCGCGCGGCCGCCATCGGCGGGGACGCGGCGCTGGTGGGGGCGGCGCTCCACGCGGCGGGCCGGGACACCGTGCCGCGGTAG
- a CDS encoding class I mannose-6-phosphate isomerase: MYRLDPRYGPAPGAVMATGWPAVAAQLPGCPRTVAVEGPPSVDFDRLASRLVEHLAAPVRTLDVRAHYAPPGTVRERTEDGSGDPHYCKLADNPLSDLFDELPGADGPPGEYRLVYGPGASLVPHDVLWYADVPKRHAEAAVAAGTGRNLGLPHEPGDLRRLFYVDWPVLDRHRDALAPRVDAWLDVQDPDRPVHLDGTGLRATLADLARRPVRTRPYFNSTPWGGHWAQRRLGFDAGARNTALGYELIAPESGILIGTGPGRQAEIPFQLLCVLHPEEMLGADAHARFGTSFPIRFDYLDTVDGGNLSVHCHPRERYMRERFGWPYTQHESYYMTVGGPGARVFLGLREDADADLFRKEVEEAAKDGVPMDPEDHVLTFPAERGRLFLIPAGTPHASGAGNLVLEISATPYLYSLRFYDWLRPDADGRPRALPYEHGLANLDTARRGDAVAHDLVQEPRVLRSGPGWREEVIGALDEMFYEVRRFTLDADAEATDDTAGRFHVLNVVDGEGVELRTAAGDRHPLSYAETLTVPAAVGPYRVAARGGPVRVVKALVRASAADRS, translated from the coding sequence GTGTACCGGCTCGACCCTCGTTACGGCCCCGCGCCCGGGGCCGTGATGGCCACCGGCTGGCCCGCCGTGGCCGCACAACTGCCGGGGTGTCCACGGACGGTGGCCGTGGAGGGGCCCCCGTCCGTGGACTTCGACCGCCTCGCGTCCCGCCTCGTCGAGCATCTCGCCGCACCCGTGCGGACGCTGGACGTGCGCGCGCACTACGCCCCGCCGGGCACTGTCCGCGAGCGCACCGAGGACGGCTCCGGCGATCCCCACTACTGCAAGCTCGCCGACAACCCCCTCAGCGACCTCTTCGACGAACTGCCCGGCGCGGACGGGCCGCCGGGGGAGTACCGCCTCGTGTACGGCCCCGGCGCGTCGCTCGTCCCCCACGACGTCCTGTGGTACGCCGACGTGCCCAAACGGCACGCGGAGGCCGCCGTCGCCGCGGGCACCGGCCGCAATCTGGGCCTTCCGCACGAACCCGGCGACCTGAGGCGGCTCTTCTACGTCGACTGGCCCGTCCTCGACCGGCACCGCGACGCCCTCGCCCCGCGCGTCGACGCCTGGCTCGACGTCCAGGACCCCGACCGGCCGGTCCACCTCGACGGCACGGGCCTGCGCGCCACCCTCGCCGACCTCGCCCGTAGACCGGTGCGCACCCGCCCGTACTTCAACTCCACGCCCTGGGGCGGCCATTGGGCGCAGCGGCGGCTCGGCTTCGACGCGGGTGCCCGCAACACGGCACTCGGCTACGAACTCATCGCTCCCGAATCCGGCATCCTCATCGGGACCGGACCCGGCCGCCAGGCCGAAATACCCTTCCAGCTCCTGTGCGTCCTGCACCCGGAGGAGATGCTCGGCGCCGACGCGCACGCCCGCTTCGGCACCTCCTTCCCGATCCGCTTCGACTACCTGGACACCGTCGACGGCGGGAATCTGTCCGTGCACTGCCACCCGCGCGAGCGGTACATGCGCGAGCGCTTCGGCTGGCCGTACACCCAGCACGAGTCGTACTACATGACGGTCGGCGGGCCCGGCGCGCGCGTCTTCCTCGGCCTGCGCGAGGACGCCGACGCCGATCTGTTCCGCAAGGAGGTCGAGGAGGCCGCCAAGGACGGCGTGCCCATGGATCCCGAGGACCACGTCCTCACCTTCCCCGCCGAGCGGGGCCGCCTCTTCCTCATCCCCGCGGGCACCCCGCACGCCAGCGGCGCGGGCAACCTCGTCCTGGAGATCAGCGCCACGCCGTACCTCTACAGCCTGCGCTTCTACGACTGGCTGCGTCCCGACGCCGACGGCAGGCCGCGCGCGCTGCCCTACGAGCACGGCCTCGCGAACCTGGACACCGCGCGGCGCGGCGATGCCGTGGCCCACGACCTGGTCCAGGAGCCGCGCGTCCTGCGCTCGGGACCCGGCTGGCGCGAGGAGGTCATCGGCGCCCTGGACGAGATGTTCTACGAAGTGCGGCGCTTCACCCTGGACGCCGACGCCGAGGCCACCGACGACACCGCCGGGCGCTTCCACGTCCTGAACGTCGTGGACGGCGAGGGCGTGGAACTCCGCACGGCGGCGGGCGACCGGCATCCGCTGTCGTACGCGGAGACCCTGACGGTCCCCGCGGCCGTCGGCCCGTACCGCGTCGCCGCCCGCGGCGGCCCCGTGCGGGTCGTCAAGGCGCTGGTCCGCGCGAGCGCCGCGGACCGCTCATGA
- a CDS encoding carbohydrate ABC transporter permease gives MTGTVPSTGVPAPPAREPRGRRRRVPLRTPHRAARPGARLGGPLTALPWALPAFAFVGVLLVYPFLRSVYGSFFEDNGFTSSYTGLDNYTRLADDPIFGRSLLNTLMWVAGTLLLPVLAGLVIALATHRLRWGGVAQLVIVLPFAISGTATAALWYFMLTSDGAVNQALRAVGLDSWAQLWLLEWPQNTLALIVASTWQATGLNVVLFAIGLRAIPRDTVEAARLDGANGWRMVRYITLPQLRAVTVVVVGMAIVNSLKAFDMIWILTQGGPSRSSETLALTMYRETFRLFHVGYGSAIALVLSVVVVASSWLYLSRQMPDTGWAKA, from the coding sequence ATGACCGGCACCGTGCCCTCCACCGGTGTGCCCGCGCCGCCCGCCCGCGAGCCCCGCGGCCGCCGCAGGCGCGTGCCCCTGCGCACTCCCCACCGGGCGGCGCGCCCCGGCGCCCGGCTCGGCGGGCCGCTGACCGCGCTGCCCTGGGCGCTGCCCGCCTTCGCGTTCGTGGGCGTCCTGCTCGTGTACCCGTTCCTGCGCAGCGTCTACGGCAGCTTCTTCGAGGACAACGGCTTCACGAGCAGCTACACCGGGCTCGACAACTACACCCGGCTCGCCGACGACCCCATCTTCGGCCGCTCCCTGCTCAACACCCTGATGTGGGTGGCCGGGACGTTGCTCCTGCCGGTGCTCGCCGGGCTCGTCATCGCCCTGGCCACGCACCGGCTCCGCTGGGGCGGCGTCGCCCAGCTGGTGATCGTGCTGCCCTTCGCGATCTCCGGGACCGCCACCGCGGCCCTGTGGTACTTCATGCTGACCTCCGACGGCGCCGTCAACCAGGCCCTGCGCGCCGTCGGCCTCGACTCGTGGGCGCAGCTCTGGCTCCTGGAGTGGCCGCAGAACACCCTGGCCCTCATCGTCGCGAGCACCTGGCAGGCGACGGGCCTCAACGTGGTGCTCTTCGCCATCGGCCTGCGCGCCATCCCCCGGGACACCGTCGAGGCGGCCCGCCTTGACGGCGCGAACGGCTGGCGCATGGTCCGGTACATCACGCTGCCCCAACTGCGCGCCGTGACCGTCGTCGTGGTCGGCATGGCCATCGTCAACAGTCTGAAGGCCTTCGACATGATCTGGATCCTCACCCAGGGCGGCCCGTCCCGCTCCTCCGAGACCCTCGCCCTGACCATGTACCGCGAGACGTTCCGCCTCTTCCACGTGGGCTACGGCTCGGCGATCGCCCTCGTCCTCTCCGTGGTCGTCGTCGCCTCGTCCTGGCTGTACCTGAGCCGTCAGATGCCCGACACGGGCTGGGCGAAGGCCTGA
- a CDS encoding ABC transporter substrate-binding protein, protein MSGTTPTAPPALARRTLFTGAAAAAATGALATACGTDQGQPRGKVAVFGDSAAWAAPMTAAGKAMRGVAGLQLVPEVNPLLESFEQVVKSSLRTRKTPDMLKYWSGYRLKDLARTGGVVDLSATWDRAERKGWADPSLRSAFTERGRVYGLPMNLAYWVFFHNPEVFAEHGLEPPRTWDDFLAVCARLKRNKVTPLHGTADGRWPSFIWFQEILSRQDPRFYEDLMNGRARYTDPRAERALRTLVSFFDRDWFTPMDMNHVDAAAALVHGKVGMVPCGTWLGSTLVAAGARPGANMGAFVLPMAEPGARPSVIFESSALVATVKGPDHEEALKATRAWLHPAVMKAFSHSLQDGCPNPGVAPANPVIAGLQKKVRGDRLWLLNRFWEQGPPELVEATVDDLAGFLLNPPSYRKVLRTMQDRADDAWKVWREAGT, encoded by the coding sequence ATGTCCGGTACCACGCCCACCGCACCGCCCGCCCTGGCGCGCCGCACCCTGTTCACCGGCGCCGCCGCCGCGGCCGCCACCGGGGCCCTCGCCACGGCCTGCGGCACGGACCAGGGCCAACCCCGCGGCAAGGTCGCCGTGTTCGGGGACAGCGCCGCCTGGGCCGCGCCGATGACGGCCGCGGGCAAGGCCATGCGGGGCGTCGCGGGGCTGCAGCTGGTCCCCGAGGTCAACCCGCTCCTGGAGTCCTTCGAGCAGGTGGTCAAGTCCTCGCTGCGCACCCGCAAGACCCCGGACATGCTCAAGTACTGGTCCGGCTACCGACTGAAGGACCTGGCCCGCACCGGTGGCGTCGTCGACCTCTCCGCGACGTGGGACCGCGCCGAGCGCAAGGGCTGGGCCGACCCCTCGCTGCGCTCCGCGTTCACCGAGCGGGGGCGCGTCTACGGCCTGCCGATGAACCTCGCGTACTGGGTGTTCTTCCACAACCCCGAGGTGTTCGCCGAGCACGGTCTTGAGCCGCCGCGCACCTGGGACGACTTCCTCGCCGTCTGCGCCCGGCTCAAGCGCAACAAGGTGACCCCGCTGCACGGCACCGCCGACGGCCGCTGGCCGTCCTTCATCTGGTTCCAGGAGATCCTCAGCCGCCAGGACCCGCGCTTCTACGAGGACTTGATGAACGGCCGCGCGCGCTACACCGACCCGCGCGCCGAACGCGCCCTGCGCACCCTGGTCTCCTTCTTCGACCGGGACTGGTTCACGCCCATGGACATGAACCACGTCGACGCCGCCGCGGCCCTCGTGCACGGCAAGGTCGGCATGGTGCCCTGCGGCACCTGGCTCGGCTCGACGCTCGTGGCCGCGGGTGCCAGGCCCGGCGCGAACATGGGCGCCTTCGTGCTGCCCATGGCCGAGCCCGGGGCCCGCCCCAGCGTCATCTTCGAGTCCAGCGCCCTCGTCGCCACCGTCAAGGGGCCCGACCACGAAGAGGCCCTGAAGGCGACCCGCGCCTGGCTGCACCCGGCCGTCATGAAGGCCTTCTCGCACAGCCTCCAGGACGGCTGCCCCAACCCCGGGGTCGCCCCCGCCAACCCGGTGATCGCCGGACTCCAGAAGAAGGTCCGCGGCGACCGGCTGTGGCTGCTCAACCGCTTCTGGGAGCAGGGCCCGCCCGAACTCGTCGAGGCCACCGTCGACGACCTCGCCGGATTCCTGCTCAACCCGCCCTCGTACCGGAAGGTCCTGCGCACCATGCAGGACCGCGCCGACGACGCGTGGAAGGTGTGGCGGGAGGCCGGGACATGA